The following coding sequences lie in one Phalacrocorax carbo chromosome 3, bPhaCar2.1, whole genome shotgun sequence genomic window:
- the CEP43 gene encoding centrosomal protein 43 isoform X3, which produces MNYMLLIYSATAIGKSRRCLSCKCLAELRAAVFLALEEQEKVENKTPLVNESLKSFLGTKDGRLVAGLVAEFLRFFNLDFTLAVFQPESSTASPLQLNGLDGRENLARDLGIIEAESTVSGPLLLEVVRKCQQKKASGSGEVAPVLSDSLCPTSKSSDGRSSTHPTPNKVAESTQSDTSVSSGEASKRSIHFLPNETRLDPQLENKDLNTKEKSDPGVDEDDVEGDSFFDDPIPKPERTYGWKTEANKAGGLASLSDAPPLKSGLSSLTGAPSLKESENLNRNSVLKDLRLVNAKLGSLELGNGDDDEYADDFNSTSHRSEKSDISIGEEIDEISVETEGSNASDKLEGTTQDLTVSQLSDVADYLEDVE; this is translated from the exons ATGAACTACATGCTTCTGATTTACAGTGCAACAGCAATCGGCAAGAGTCGGCGTTGTCTGAGCTGTAAATGCCTG GCAGAGTTGCGAGCGGCTGTGTTTTTGGCATTAGAAGAACAAGAGAAAGTAGAG AACAAAACACCTCTGGTAAATGAAAGCTTGAAAAGTTTTTTAGGTACAAAAGATG GTCGCTTGGTAGCAGGTCTTGTTGCAGAATTTCTACGGTTTTTCAATCTTGATTTTACATTGGCTGTCTTTCAGCCTGAATCAAGCACA gCTTCGCCCCTACAGCTAAATGGACTTGATGGTCGAGAAAACTTAGCTCGAGATTTGGGAATTATAGAAGCAGAAAGTACTGTGAGCGGTCCCCTGTTGTTGGAGGTTGTCAGAAAATGTCAGCAGAAAAAGGCTTCAGGCAGTGGGGAA GTGGCTCCAGTTCTGAGTGATAGCCTGTGCCCCACATCAAAATCGTCTGATGGAAGATCAAGTACACACCCTACACCAAATAAG GTGGCTGAAAGCACTCAGAGTGATACAAGTGTCTCATCAGGGGAAGCAAGCAAAAGAAGCATTCATTTTCTGCCTAATGAAACAAGACTAGATCCTCAACTAGAAAACAAAGACTTaaataccaaagaaaaaagtgatcCAGGTGTGGATGAAGATGATGTAGAGGGAGATTCTTTTTTTGATGATCCTATACCCAAACCAGAAAGAACGTACGGCTG GAAAACCGAAGCTAATAAAGCAGGAGGTCTAGCATCCCTTTCTGATGCACCGCCTCTAAAAAGTGGGTTAAGCTCCCTGACTGGTGCACCTTCGCTAAAAGAGTCTGAGA aTTTGAATAGAAACTCTGTTTTGAAAGACCTGCGGTTGGTGAATGCAAAACTGGGATCACTAGAATTAG gaaaTGGAGACGACGATGAGTATGCTGATGACTTCAACAG tACTAGTCATCGCTCAGAAAAAAGCGATATCAGCATTGGTGAAGAAATAGATGAAATTTCTGTGGAAACAGAAGGGTCGAATGCCAGTGACAAA cTTGAAGGCACCACACAAGACCTTACCGTTTCTCAGTTAAGTGATGTTGCAGATTATCTAGAAGACGTGGAATAG
- the CEP43 gene encoding centrosomal protein 43 isoform X4 — MAFTSVLNQINNLVKAELRAAVFLALEEQEKVENKTPLVNESLKSFLGTKDGRLVAGLVAEFLRFFNLDFTLAVFQPESSTASPLQLNGLDGRENLARDLGIIEAESTVSGPLLLEVVRKCQQKKASGSGEVAPVLSDSLCPTSKSSDGRSSTHPTPNKVAESTQSDTSVSSGEASKRSIHFLPNETRLDPQLENKDLNTKEKSDPGVDEDDVEGDSFFDDPIPKPERTYGWKTEANKAGGLASLSDAPPLKSGLSSLTGAPSLKESENLNRNSVLKDLRLVNAKLGSLELGNGDDDEYADDFNSTSHRSEKSDISIGEEIDEISVETEGSNASDKLEGTTQDLTVSQLSDVADYLEDVE, encoded by the exons ATGGCTTTTACAAGTGTGCTAAATCAGATTAATAACCTTGTTAAG GCAGAGTTGCGAGCGGCTGTGTTTTTGGCATTAGAAGAACAAGAGAAAGTAGAG AACAAAACACCTCTGGTAAATGAAAGCTTGAAAAGTTTTTTAGGTACAAAAGATG GTCGCTTGGTAGCAGGTCTTGTTGCAGAATTTCTACGGTTTTTCAATCTTGATTTTACATTGGCTGTCTTTCAGCCTGAATCAAGCACA gCTTCGCCCCTACAGCTAAATGGACTTGATGGTCGAGAAAACTTAGCTCGAGATTTGGGAATTATAGAAGCAGAAAGTACTGTGAGCGGTCCCCTGTTGTTGGAGGTTGTCAGAAAATGTCAGCAGAAAAAGGCTTCAGGCAGTGGGGAA GTGGCTCCAGTTCTGAGTGATAGCCTGTGCCCCACATCAAAATCGTCTGATGGAAGATCAAGTACACACCCTACACCAAATAAG GTGGCTGAAAGCACTCAGAGTGATACAAGTGTCTCATCAGGGGAAGCAAGCAAAAGAAGCATTCATTTTCTGCCTAATGAAACAAGACTAGATCCTCAACTAGAAAACAAAGACTTaaataccaaagaaaaaagtgatcCAGGTGTGGATGAAGATGATGTAGAGGGAGATTCTTTTTTTGATGATCCTATACCCAAACCAGAAAGAACGTACGGCTG GAAAACCGAAGCTAATAAAGCAGGAGGTCTAGCATCCCTTTCTGATGCACCGCCTCTAAAAAGTGGGTTAAGCTCCCTGACTGGTGCACCTTCGCTAAAAGAGTCTGAGA aTTTGAATAGAAACTCTGTTTTGAAAGACCTGCGGTTGGTGAATGCAAAACTGGGATCACTAGAATTAG gaaaTGGAGACGACGATGAGTATGCTGATGACTTCAACAG tACTAGTCATCGCTCAGAAAAAAGCGATATCAGCATTGGTGAAGAAATAGATGAAATTTCTGTGGAAACAGAAGGGTCGAATGCCAGTGACAAA cTTGAAGGCACCACACAAGACCTTACCGTTTCTCAGTTAAGTGATGTTGCAGATTATCTAGAAGACGTGGAATAG
- the CEP43 gene encoding centrosomal protein 43 isoform X1, producing MAAAAAEEDTELRDLLVQTLESSGVLNKIKAELRAAVFLALEEQEKVENKTPLVNESLKSFLGTKDGRLVAGLVAEFLRFFNLDFTLAVFQPESSTASPLQLNGLDGRENLARDLGIIEAESTVSGPLLLEVVRKCQQKKASGSGEVAPVLSDSLCPTSKSSDGRSSTHPTPNKVAESTQSDTSVSSGEASKRSIHFLPNETRLDPQLENKDLNTKEKSDPGVDEDDVEGDSFFDDPIPKPERTYGWKTEANKAGGLASLSDAPPLKSGLSSLTGAPSLKESENLNRNSVLKDLRLVNAKLGSLELGNGDDDEYADDFNSTSHRSEKSDISIGEEIDEISVETEGSNASDKLEGTTQDLTVSQLSDVADYLEDVE from the exons ATGGCGGCCGCAGCGGCGGAGGAGGACACCGAGCTGCGGGACCTGCTGGTCCAGACGCTGGAGAGCAGCGGGGTGCTCAATAAGATTAAG GCAGAGTTGCGAGCGGCTGTGTTTTTGGCATTAGAAGAACAAGAGAAAGTAGAG AACAAAACACCTCTGGTAAATGAAAGCTTGAAAAGTTTTTTAGGTACAAAAGATG GTCGCTTGGTAGCAGGTCTTGTTGCAGAATTTCTACGGTTTTTCAATCTTGATTTTACATTGGCTGTCTTTCAGCCTGAATCAAGCACA gCTTCGCCCCTACAGCTAAATGGACTTGATGGTCGAGAAAACTTAGCTCGAGATTTGGGAATTATAGAAGCAGAAAGTACTGTGAGCGGTCCCCTGTTGTTGGAGGTTGTCAGAAAATGTCAGCAGAAAAAGGCTTCAGGCAGTGGGGAA GTGGCTCCAGTTCTGAGTGATAGCCTGTGCCCCACATCAAAATCGTCTGATGGAAGATCAAGTACACACCCTACACCAAATAAG GTGGCTGAAAGCACTCAGAGTGATACAAGTGTCTCATCAGGGGAAGCAAGCAAAAGAAGCATTCATTTTCTGCCTAATGAAACAAGACTAGATCCTCAACTAGAAAACAAAGACTTaaataccaaagaaaaaagtgatcCAGGTGTGGATGAAGATGATGTAGAGGGAGATTCTTTTTTTGATGATCCTATACCCAAACCAGAAAGAACGTACGGCTG GAAAACCGAAGCTAATAAAGCAGGAGGTCTAGCATCCCTTTCTGATGCACCGCCTCTAAAAAGTGGGTTAAGCTCCCTGACTGGTGCACCTTCGCTAAAAGAGTCTGAGA aTTTGAATAGAAACTCTGTTTTGAAAGACCTGCGGTTGGTGAATGCAAAACTGGGATCACTAGAATTAG gaaaTGGAGACGACGATGAGTATGCTGATGACTTCAACAG tACTAGTCATCGCTCAGAAAAAAGCGATATCAGCATTGGTGAAGAAATAGATGAAATTTCTGTGGAAACAGAAGGGTCGAATGCCAGTGACAAA cTTGAAGGCACCACACAAGACCTTACCGTTTCTCAGTTAAGTGATGTTGCAGATTATCTAGAAGACGTGGAATAG
- the CEP43 gene encoding centrosomal protein 43 isoform X2 gives MAAAAAEEDTELRDLLVQTLESSGVLNKIKAELRAAVFLALEEQEKVENKTPLVNESLKSFLGTKDGRLVAGLVAEFLRFFNLDFTLAVFQPESSTLNGLDGRENLARDLGIIEAESTVSGPLLLEVVRKCQQKKASGSGEVAPVLSDSLCPTSKSSDGRSSTHPTPNKVAESTQSDTSVSSGEASKRSIHFLPNETRLDPQLENKDLNTKEKSDPGVDEDDVEGDSFFDDPIPKPERTYGWKTEANKAGGLASLSDAPPLKSGLSSLTGAPSLKESENLNRNSVLKDLRLVNAKLGSLELGNGDDDEYADDFNSTSHRSEKSDISIGEEIDEISVETEGSNASDKLEGTTQDLTVSQLSDVADYLEDVE, from the exons ATGGCGGCCGCAGCGGCGGAGGAGGACACCGAGCTGCGGGACCTGCTGGTCCAGACGCTGGAGAGCAGCGGGGTGCTCAATAAGATTAAG GCAGAGTTGCGAGCGGCTGTGTTTTTGGCATTAGAAGAACAAGAGAAAGTAGAG AACAAAACACCTCTGGTAAATGAAAGCTTGAAAAGTTTTTTAGGTACAAAAGATG GTCGCTTGGTAGCAGGTCTTGTTGCAGAATTTCTACGGTTTTTCAATCTTGATTTTACATTGGCTGTCTTTCAGCCTGAATCAAGCACA CTAAATGGACTTGATGGTCGAGAAAACTTAGCTCGAGATTTGGGAATTATAGAAGCAGAAAGTACTGTGAGCGGTCCCCTGTTGTTGGAGGTTGTCAGAAAATGTCAGCAGAAAAAGGCTTCAGGCAGTGGGGAA GTGGCTCCAGTTCTGAGTGATAGCCTGTGCCCCACATCAAAATCGTCTGATGGAAGATCAAGTACACACCCTACACCAAATAAG GTGGCTGAAAGCACTCAGAGTGATACAAGTGTCTCATCAGGGGAAGCAAGCAAAAGAAGCATTCATTTTCTGCCTAATGAAACAAGACTAGATCCTCAACTAGAAAACAAAGACTTaaataccaaagaaaaaagtgatcCAGGTGTGGATGAAGATGATGTAGAGGGAGATTCTTTTTTTGATGATCCTATACCCAAACCAGAAAGAACGTACGGCTG GAAAACCGAAGCTAATAAAGCAGGAGGTCTAGCATCCCTTTCTGATGCACCGCCTCTAAAAAGTGGGTTAAGCTCCCTGACTGGTGCACCTTCGCTAAAAGAGTCTGAGA aTTTGAATAGAAACTCTGTTTTGAAAGACCTGCGGTTGGTGAATGCAAAACTGGGATCACTAGAATTAG gaaaTGGAGACGACGATGAGTATGCTGATGACTTCAACAG tACTAGTCATCGCTCAGAAAAAAGCGATATCAGCATTGGTGAAGAAATAGATGAAATTTCTGTGGAAACAGAAGGGTCGAATGCCAGTGACAAA cTTGAAGGCACCACACAAGACCTTACCGTTTCTCAGTTAAGTGATGTTGCAGATTATCTAGAAGACGTGGAATAG